One window from the genome of Vibrio vulnificus NBRC 15645 = ATCC 27562 encodes:
- a CDS encoding DUF2802 domain-containing protein, with product MVEMFSNSPALLVGAGLFVLLLLVVLQLRIKATLQTRLDSQGQKLRSSEKELQKANKQLLEVRSVVIGLGQRVSEQQEIIQHLTERVVELEQADTDGRLYTRASKMVQLGADVNELIKECELPKAEAELMLSLQKKIAGKEKIPPLSSQLSDLDETAAKKAPTRRR from the coding sequence ATGGTTGAGATGTTTTCTAATAGTCCAGCGTTGCTTGTTGGTGCTGGACTTTTCGTCTTACTGTTGTTGGTTGTACTTCAGCTACGGATAAAAGCGACGTTGCAAACCCGTTTGGATAGCCAAGGGCAGAAGCTACGTAGCAGCGAGAAAGAGTTACAAAAAGCGAACAAGCAGCTATTGGAAGTGAGATCGGTTGTTATCGGTTTAGGCCAACGGGTCAGTGAACAGCAAGAGATCATTCAACACTTAACAGAGCGCGTGGTTGAGCTTGAACAAGCGGATACCGATGGGCGTTTGTATACTCGCGCCAGCAAAATGGTTCAACTTGGCGCAGACGTAAACGAGCTGATCAAAGAGTGCGAACTGCCAAAAGCAGAAGCCGAGTTGATGCTTTCTCTGCAAAAGAAAATTGCAGGTAAAGAGAAAATTCCACCGCTAAGCAGCCAATTGTCGGACTTAGACGAAACGGCGGCAAAAAAAGCACCGACGCGTCGTCGATAG
- the ccmI gene encoding c-type cytochrome biogenesis protein CcmI, giving the protein MTLFWLSTVALTLVACALIAMPLLKQKANNDDILRDELNKAFYKDRLSELEEETSEGLVEDQQDLIADLKQSLLDDVPGEKKQAESKISPMAVLIPSVILTVALSYGLYIKFGAYQDVVKWQEVNANLPELSKKLMSSSAEPLSDDEMEDLTLALRTRLHYQPDDATGWLLLGRIALANRDVNTAIDAMQKAFDLQPEDADIKLGYAQALMLSQDEMDQNTARSILSQLVREDYVDLRVFSLLAFDAFERQDFAAAIKYWSIMQQMIGPEDSRYEMLARSIESAKQRMGENVATGKSVAVTIELSPQVQADPNSVLIVSIHNADGSPMPVAAARYPLGTFPRTVVLDDGNSMMQGQKLSSLSELMVRARIDSDGNVATRDGDWYGESKPVALGTPVTVSINNQY; this is encoded by the coding sequence ATGACTCTTTTTTGGTTATCCACTGTCGCGCTTACTTTGGTGGCGTGTGCATTGATTGCAATGCCGTTGTTAAAGCAAAAAGCCAATAATGACGACATATTACGCGACGAGCTGAATAAAGCTTTCTATAAAGATCGCCTCTCTGAACTTGAGGAAGAAACATCAGAAGGATTGGTTGAAGATCAGCAAGATTTGATTGCTGACCTGAAACAATCGCTGCTCGATGATGTACCGGGAGAAAAGAAACAAGCAGAAAGCAAAATTTCGCCCATGGCGGTCTTGATCCCATCGGTGATTTTGACTGTCGCGCTAAGCTATGGTCTATACATCAAGTTTGGTGCCTATCAAGATGTGGTGAAATGGCAAGAAGTGAATGCGAACTTGCCTGAGCTTTCGAAAAAATTGATGTCTTCCAGCGCAGAGCCTTTAAGCGACGATGAAATGGAAGACCTGACTTTAGCATTGCGTACTCGCTTGCATTATCAGCCTGATGATGCGACAGGGTGGTTGTTACTAGGTCGCATTGCTTTAGCGAATCGTGACGTCAACACTGCGATTGATGCGATGCAAAAAGCGTTTGATCTGCAACCAGAAGATGCTGACATCAAACTGGGTTACGCACAGGCACTGATGCTGTCACAAGACGAAATGGACCAAAATACGGCACGTTCGATTTTGAGCCAGTTGGTTCGCGAAGACTATGTTGACTTACGCGTATTCTCTTTGCTGGCATTTGATGCATTTGAACGTCAAGACTTTGCTGCAGCCATTAAGTACTGGAGCATCATGCAACAAATGATTGGTCCAGAAGACAGCCGATACGAAATGTTGGCGCGCAGTATTGAAAGTGCCAAGCAGCGTATGGGCGAGAATGTCGCCACAGGTAAGAGCGTTGCCGTTACCATCGAGCTTAGCCCGCAAGTGCAGGCGGATCCGAACTCAGTGCTGATCGTCTCTATACATAACGCGGATGGCTCACCGATGCCCGTTGCTGCAGCTCGTTACCCACTGGGGACATTCCCTCGTACCGTGGTATTGGATGATGGCAATAGCATGATGCAAGGGCAAAAGCTTTCTAGCTTAAGTGAGCTGATGGTTCGTGCCCGTATCGATAGTGATGGTAACGTGGCAACTCGTGACGGTGACTGGTATGGCGAAAGCAAACCCGTTGCGTTAGGAACACCAGTGACAGTCAGTATTAATAATCAATATTAA
- a CDS encoding chemotaxis protein CheW, protein MSHSNEVEVKKDHTNDEVLQWVTFQLEEETYGINVMQVREVLRYTEIAPVPGAPDYVLGIINLRGNVVTVIDTRSRFGLMEGEVTDNTRIIVIESEHQVIGILVDSVAEVVYLRSSEIDSTPSVGTDESAKFIQGVSNRDGKLLILVDLNKLLTDEEWDDMAHL, encoded by the coding sequence ATGTCTCATTCTAACGAAGTAGAAGTTAAAAAAGATCACACAAATGATGAAGTACTTCAGTGGGTGACGTTCCAGCTGGAAGAAGAAACTTACGGCATTAACGTAATGCAAGTTCGTGAAGTGCTTCGTTATACAGAAATTGCACCAGTTCCGGGCGCGCCAGATTACGTTTTAGGTATCATCAACCTACGTGGCAACGTCGTAACGGTTATCGATACACGTTCTCGTTTTGGTTTGATGGAAGGTGAAGTGACAGACAACACCCGTATCATCGTGATTGAATCTGAGCATCAAGTGATTGGTATTCTTGTCGACAGTGTTGCTGAAGTGGTTTACCTACGTTCTTCAGAAATCGATTCAACCCCATCTGTTGGTACGGATGAGAGTGCTAAGTTTATCCAAGGTGTGAGCAACCGCGATGGTAAGTTGCTGATCTTGGTAGACCTGAACAAGTTGTTGACGGATGAAGAATGGGATGACATGGCTCATCTATAA
- a CDS encoding heme lyase CcmF/NrfE family subunit, which yields MIAEIGHFALIVSLAMAVLLSLLPLWGASNNNTMLMNSARPLSWAMFIMLFISFIVLSYGFYANDFTLQYVASNSNSQLPWYYRLTAVWGAHEGSLLLWVLIQAAWTVAVATFSRGMPQESVARVLAVMGMISVGFLLFIIVTSNPFLRTLPFFPVDGRDLNPLLQDPGLIVHPPMLYMGYVGFSVAFSFAIASLMTGRLDTAWARWSRPWTTAAWVFLTLGIALGSWWAYYELGWGGWWFWDPVENASFMPWLAGTALMHSLAVTEKRGTFKAWTVLLAISAFSLSLLGTFLVRSGILVSVHAFASDPSRGMFILGFLVFVIGGSLLLFAVKGAAVRVRGNFDLVSRENALLANNVLLIAALVVVLVGTLLPLVHKQIGLGSVSIGAPFFDMLFAWLMMPFAFLLGIGPLIRWKRDQLSHLIKPMAISGVLAFALGYLCVYLLADFFDVMAYIGWVMAIWIIAMHGFELYERATHRHPFLTGVRKLQRSHWAMMLGHVGLAVTVIGIAMVQNYSIERDVRLAPGEHFQIQGYDFYFSGLRDKDGPNYDGYIADFEISHNGQYVNTLHAEKRFYRTAKSMMTEAAIDRGITRDLYIAMGERLEDNRSWAVRIYYKPFVRWIWAGSLIMSFGGLLAMSDRRYRFRKSNKAETKTKLNEQEA from the coding sequence ATGATTGCTGAAATCGGTCACTTTGCCCTCATCGTCTCACTGGCGATGGCGGTATTATTGAGCTTGCTGCCCCTGTGGGGAGCCTCAAACAACAACACCATGCTAATGAACAGTGCACGTCCGCTCTCTTGGGCAATGTTCATCATGCTGTTTATCTCTTTCATCGTGCTGAGCTACGGCTTCTATGCCAATGACTTCACGTTACAATACGTCGCAAGTAACTCAAATAGTCAGTTACCTTGGTATTATCGCCTTACCGCGGTGTGGGGTGCGCATGAAGGTTCATTGTTGCTATGGGTACTTATCCAAGCCGCATGGACGGTCGCCGTGGCCACGTTCAGCCGCGGTATGCCACAAGAATCTGTGGCGCGAGTACTTGCTGTGATGGGGATGATTTCAGTTGGCTTCCTTCTGTTTATTATCGTTACTTCAAATCCATTCTTGCGTACGTTGCCATTCTTCCCAGTCGATGGTCGTGATCTAAACCCACTGTTGCAAGACCCGGGTTTGATTGTTCACCCACCTATGCTCTACATGGGTTACGTTGGCTTCTCTGTGGCATTCTCTTTTGCGATTGCCTCGCTGATGACTGGTCGTCTTGATACTGCGTGGGCTCGTTGGTCTCGCCCGTGGACAACCGCTGCATGGGTTTTCCTAACATTAGGTATTGCACTTGGCTCTTGGTGGGCATACTACGAGCTTGGCTGGGGTGGCTGGTGGTTCTGGGATCCAGTAGAAAACGCCTCTTTCATGCCTTGGCTTGCGGGTACCGCGCTAATGCATTCACTTGCGGTTACCGAAAAACGCGGCACGTTTAAAGCGTGGACAGTGCTACTGGCGATCTCTGCGTTCTCATTAAGCTTGTTGGGTACTTTCTTAGTCCGTTCAGGCATCTTGGTTTCGGTACACGCGTTTGCGTCCGATCCTTCTCGCGGCATGTTTATTCTTGGTTTCCTCGTCTTTGTGATTGGTGGTTCGTTGCTGCTGTTTGCTGTTAAAGGTGCAGCGGTGCGCGTGCGTGGTAATTTTGACTTGGTTTCTCGAGAAAATGCGCTACTGGCAAACAACGTACTATTGATTGCCGCCTTAGTGGTTGTGTTGGTGGGTACGCTTTTACCATTAGTGCACAAGCAAATTGGTTTAGGCTCGGTTTCTATCGGCGCACCTTTCTTCGACATGCTATTTGCATGGCTGATGATGCCTTTTGCGTTCTTATTGGGTATTGGTCCTCTGATTCGTTGGAAGCGTGACCAACTTTCACACCTGATTAAACCAATGGCCATTTCTGGTGTGCTGGCGTTTGCATTGGGCTACCTGTGCGTTTATCTGTTGGCGGATTTCTTCGATGTGATGGCATACATCGGCTGGGTGATGGCCATCTGGATCATCGCAATGCACGGCTTCGAGCTTTATGAACGTGCAACGCATCGTCATCCATTCTTGACTGGCGTACGTAAGCTACAACGCAGTCACTGGGCAATGATGCTCGGCCATGTTGGCCTCGCAGTGACGGTGATTGGTATTGCGATGGTGCAAAACTACAGTATTGAACGCGACGTGCGTTTGGCGCCTGGCGAGCATTTCCAAATTCAGGGTTACGATTTCTATTTCTCAGGTCTTCGTGACAAAGATGGTCCGAACTACGACGGCTATATCGCAGACTTTGAAATCAGTCATAACGGTCAGTACGTCAATACATTGCATGCAGAAAAGCGTTTTTATCGCACTGCAAAATCAATGATGACCGAGGCAGCAATTGACCGTGGCATCACGCGAGATCTCTATATTGCTATGGGTGAGCGCTTGGAAGACAACCGTTCTTGGGCTGTTCGTATTTACTACAAACCGTTTGTACGTTGGATCTGGGCAGGTTCTCTGATTATGTCGTTTGGTGGCTTGTTGGCCATGTCAGACAGGCGTTACCGTTTCCGTAAAAGCAACAAAGCCGAGACGAAAACCAAGCTAAATGAGCAAGAGGCATAA
- the ccmB gene encoding heme exporter protein CcmB produces the protein MIAAMTTIIRRELLIAFRRQADILNPLWFFIIVITLFPLSIGPEPNLLARIAAGIVWVAALLSALLSLERLFRDDFQDGALEQMMLMPIPLQLVVISKVIAHWLLTGLPLILISPLLAILLSLDFNTWLSVVLTLLVGTPTLSFIGAIGVALTVGLQKGGVLLSLLILPLYIPILIFATSAIDAAALGMTYNGQLAILGAMLVGGMTLTPFAISAALRVSVN, from the coding sequence ATGATTGCTGCAATGACAACCATTATTCGCCGTGAGCTGCTTATTGCCTTTCGCCGCCAAGCTGACATTTTGAACCCACTGTGGTTCTTTATCATTGTCATTACGTTGTTTCCCCTCAGTATTGGTCCTGAGCCAAATTTGTTAGCACGTATTGCAGCAGGCATTGTTTGGGTAGCGGCATTACTATCTGCTCTATTATCTTTAGAACGTCTGTTTCGCGATGATTTTCAAGATGGTGCGCTTGAACAAATGATGTTGATGCCGATCCCGTTGCAACTTGTGGTGATTTCAAAGGTCATAGCTCATTGGTTATTAACGGGACTGCCATTGATACTGATCAGTCCGTTGTTGGCGATTTTGCTCTCATTGGATTTTAATACGTGGCTTTCGGTGGTTCTGACGCTTCTTGTTGGAACACCAACGCTGAGTTTTATCGGTGCAATTGGTGTGGCGTTAACGGTTGGATTACAAAAAGGCGGTGTATTACTCAGCCTGTTAATCTTGCCTTTGTATATCCCAATTTTGATTTTTGCGACGTCAGCGATTGATGCAGCAGCGTTAGGTATGACGTATAACGGCCAGTTAGCCATATTGGGAGCGATGTTGGTTGGCGGTATGACACTGACACCATTTGCTATTAGCGCTGCCCTGAGAGTTAGCGTTAACTAA
- a CDS encoding heme ABC transporter permease: MWKWLHPYAKPETAYQLSGKLLPWFSVLALIFLTVGTVWGLAFAPSDYQQGDSFRIIYIHVPSAIWSMGVYMSMAIAAFIGLVWQVRLSEMAALAMAPIGAVYTFIALVTGAVWGKPMWGTWWVWDARLTSELILLFLYLGVIALYHAFDDQKTAAKAAGILAIVGVINLPIIHFSVEWWNTLHQGATITKFAKPSIASTMLWPLLTNILGFAFFFAAVTMVRFRNEIISKESHRPWVRQLALGKTQ, translated from the coding sequence ATGTGGAAATGGCTCCATCCTTATGCAAAGCCAGAAACAGCCTACCAGCTTAGTGGTAAGTTGTTACCTTGGTTTTCCGTTTTAGCCCTGATCTTTTTGACGGTAGGTACAGTGTGGGGACTTGCATTCGCACCCTCCGACTATCAACAAGGTGACAGTTTTAGAATCATCTACATTCATGTACCTTCGGCGATTTGGTCGATGGGTGTGTACATGTCGATGGCCATAGCCGCATTTATCGGCCTAGTTTGGCAAGTCCGTCTTTCTGAAATGGCGGCGTTGGCGATGGCGCCAATCGGTGCTGTTTACACCTTTATTGCGTTGGTAACGGGGGCCGTATGGGGCAAGCCGATGTGGGGCACTTGGTGGGTATGGGATGCTCGCTTGACCTCCGAATTAATTCTTCTATTTCTCTACTTGGGTGTGATTGCGCTTTATCACGCATTTGATGACCAGAAAACAGCGGCAAAAGCGGCGGGCATCTTGGCTATTGTTGGTGTGATTAACCTGCCAATTATTCACTTCTCCGTAGAGTGGTGGAACACCTTGCACCAAGGCGCCACCATTACCAAATTTGCTAAGCCTTCCATTGCTTCAACCATGTTATGGCCGCTGCTAACGAATATTTTGGGCTTTGCGTTTTTCTTTGCTGCGGTGACGATGGTGCGTTTCCGTAACGAAATTATCAGTAAAGAAAGTCATCGTCCTTGGGTGCGCCAGCTGGCGCTTGGCAAGACTCAGTGA
- a CDS encoding VacJ family lipoprotein: MEIKMHYKGKSLATLLLLLFGLAGCSSVPDEQQEQNDEASAQHHYEGDPFESFNRSMWTINYDYLDPYIVRPVSLAYVEYTPGPVRVGVANFLSNLDEPSSMVNNIIMGNGQRAVDHFNRFWINSTFGLLGLIDIASAAGITKHDEKAFSDAVGHYGVGNGPYLMIPGYGPYTVREVTDTVDGMYVPLVYLNFWAGLGKWALEGMEKRALLVNQEGQLEASPDPYALTREVYLQRQAFKAEIKKEEVDVEEEALLDEYLDEY; this comes from the coding sequence ATGGAAATAAAAATGCATTACAAGGGGAAGTCTCTCGCGACACTATTACTACTCTTGTTTGGCTTGGCTGGATGTTCAAGTGTGCCAGACGAGCAACAAGAGCAGAACGATGAGGCATCAGCACAACACCACTATGAAGGCGATCCGTTTGAGTCGTTTAACCGCTCAATGTGGACCATCAACTACGATTATCTTGACCCTTATATCGTGCGTCCTGTCTCTTTAGCTTACGTTGAGTACACGCCTGGGCCAGTAAGAGTCGGCGTCGCCAATTTCCTCTCTAACCTCGATGAGCCTTCCAGCATGGTGAATAACATCATTATGGGAAATGGGCAGCGAGCCGTGGACCACTTTAACCGTTTCTGGATTAACTCGACTTTTGGCTTGCTCGGTTTGATCGACATTGCTTCTGCAGCTGGCATCACCAAGCATGATGAAAAAGCGTTTAGCGACGCCGTCGGCCACTATGGCGTTGGTAATGGTCCCTATTTGATGATCCCTGGCTATGGTCCTTACACCGTAAGGGAAGTGACAGATACCGTTGATGGTATGTATGTTCCTCTGGTGTACCTCAATTTTTGGGCTGGGCTGGGTAAATGGGCGCTAGAAGGAATGGAAAAACGCGCCTTACTCGTGAATCAAGAAGGGCAGTTAGAGGCCTCTCCGGATCCTTACGCGTTAACTCGTGAAGTGTATCTCCAGCGACAAGCATTCAAAGCGGAGATCAAAAAAGAGGAAGTGGATGTAGAGGAAGAAGCGCTGCTTGATGAGTATTTAGACGAGTATTAG
- the ccmA gene encoding cytochrome c biogenesis heme-transporting ATPase CcmA, whose protein sequence is MLEVSNLTAIRDERVLFENLQFEIKPGELVQIEGRNGTGKTTLLRIVTGLGDRDEGSIKWKGEAIEKSRDQFHQDLLFLGHQTGVKRELTAFENLRFYQSIHNSDSSSERIFHALTQVGLAGREDVPVAQLSAGQQRRVALARLWLSHQILWILDEPLTAIDKQGVKVLESLFSNHVDNGGIVILTTHQDMFADSPKLRKIKLGD, encoded by the coding sequence ATGCTAGAAGTATCCAATTTAACTGCTATTCGCGATGAACGCGTCCTTTTTGAAAATCTTCAGTTTGAAATCAAACCCGGTGAGTTGGTGCAGATTGAAGGTCGAAACGGTACGGGTAAAACAACGCTACTTCGAATCGTGACTGGGCTTGGCGATAGAGATGAAGGCTCCATCAAATGGAAAGGAGAGGCGATCGAAAAAAGCCGCGACCAGTTCCATCAAGACTTGCTTTTTTTAGGCCATCAAACCGGAGTAAAAAGAGAGCTCACTGCGTTTGAAAATTTACGCTTTTATCAATCGATTCATAATTCAGATTCCTCTTCAGAACGGATTTTTCATGCCCTGACTCAAGTTGGATTGGCAGGTCGAGAAGATGTGCCCGTTGCACAACTGTCTGCTGGGCAGCAGAGACGCGTGGCGTTGGCTCGCCTTTGGTTAAGTCATCAGATTCTTTGGATTCTTGATGAACCGCTAACTGCTATCGACAAACAGGGTGTCAAAGTGCTTGAGTCACTGTTTTCCAACCATGTCGATAATGGGGGCATCGTAATCTTGACGACACACCAAGATATGTTTGCAGATAGCCCGAAACTCAGAAAAATTAAATTGGGTGATTGA
- the ccmD gene encoding heme exporter protein CcmD gives MHFESLSEFFAMGGYASYVWGAFGITFLSMLILLISSLRRSDALLKEVKAKIDRQARIDAAKNMENTL, from the coding sequence ATGCATTTTGAATCTCTGAGCGAATTTTTTGCTATGGGTGGGTACGCTTCTTACGTATGGGGCGCTTTTGGTATTACCTTTTTGTCCATGCTGATTCTATTGATCAGTAGCTTACGTCGTAGCGATGCACTTCTTAAAGAAGTAAAAGCGAAGATAGATCGTCAGGCACGTATCGATGCCGCGAAGAATATGGAGAACACCCTATGA
- a CDS encoding cytochrome c-type biogenesis protein gives MKKLLLAFLAAITFSLAAHAAIEVYEFDNLQQEQQFKELGHTLRCPKCQNNTISDSNAELAQDLRQKVYEMTKEGKSKQEIVDYMIARYGNFVTYNPPLTPATSILWLGPIGVIVIGFTLIVLRSRKRKTANQAEDEAWDAEKEARLKALLDEENNGDKQ, from the coding sequence ATGAAAAAGCTTCTTTTGGCCTTTTTGGCTGCTATTACCTTCTCGCTTGCGGCACACGCAGCGATTGAGGTGTATGAGTTTGATAATCTTCAGCAAGAACAACAGTTCAAAGAGTTAGGGCATACCTTGCGCTGTCCGAAGTGTCAGAACAACACCATTTCTGACTCCAATGCCGAGTTGGCTCAAGATTTGCGCCAGAAAGTGTATGAGATGACCAAAGAAGGCAAGTCTAAGCAAGAAATCGTTGATTACATGATTGCGCGCTACGGAAACTTCGTGACTTACAACCCACCACTGACACCAGCAACATCCATTTTGTGGCTAGGGCCCATTGGAGTGATTGTCATTGGTTTTACTTTGATTGTTTTGAGAAGCCGTAAGCGCAAAACAGCCAACCAAGCCGAGGATGAGGCATGGGATGCTGAAAAAGAAGCTCGTCTTAAAGCGTTATTAGACGAAGAGAACAACGGAGACAAACAATAA
- the ccmE gene encoding cytochrome c maturation protein CcmE: MNPRRQKRLGIILAILIGVSATIGLMIYALNQNMDLFYTPTELVNGKDDGTKPEVGQRLRIGGMVVMGSVRRDPESLKVRFDLADVGPKVTIEYEGILPDLFREGQGIVAQGVLKDATTVEAFEVLAKHDEEYMPPEIAEAMKKTHAPLQYSEEQKQGSGQ; the protein is encoded by the coding sequence ATGAATCCAAGACGTCAAAAGAGACTGGGGATTATTTTAGCGATTTTAATCGGTGTCAGTGCCACTATCGGTTTGATGATCTACGCCTTGAACCAAAACATGGATCTTTTCTATACCCCAACCGAATTGGTGAATGGCAAAGATGATGGCACTAAGCCAGAAGTTGGTCAGCGCCTACGTATTGGTGGAATGGTGGTGATGGGGTCTGTGAGACGCGATCCAGAATCTCTCAAAGTACGCTTTGATCTTGCGGATGTGGGTCCTAAAGTGACCATCGAGTACGAAGGCATCCTGCCCGATTTGTTCCGTGAAGGGCAAGGCATCGTTGCTCAAGGTGTATTAAAAGACGCCACAACGGTTGAAGCGTTTGAAGTTTTAGCAAAACATGATGAAGAGTACATGCCACCAGAAATCGCAGAAGCGATGAAAAAAACGCATGCACCGCTTCAATACTCTGAAGAACAAAAACAAGGAAGCGGCCAATGA
- a CDS encoding DsbE family thiol:disulfide interchange protein, with product MNKKILFIPLFAFMALAVVFATQLVKNQQGDDPTKLESVLVGKPVPTFKLEDLAEPGKLYDQSVFKGEPLLLNVWATWCPTCYAEHQYLNELAGKGVKIIGMNYKDDRTKAVGWLNDLGNPYLISLFDGNGMLGLDLGVYGAPETFIIDANGVIRYRHVGDVNPRNWAETLEPLYNKLVEEAKQ from the coding sequence ATGAACAAGAAAATTCTGTTTATACCGTTGTTTGCCTTTATGGCACTGGCTGTGGTTTTTGCCACTCAGTTGGTTAAAAACCAACAAGGTGATGATCCAACCAAGTTGGAATCGGTTTTGGTGGGCAAGCCAGTCCCAACTTTTAAGCTAGAAGATCTGGCTGAGCCAGGCAAACTCTACGATCAGTCGGTTTTCAAAGGTGAACCGCTGCTGCTGAATGTTTGGGCGACTTGGTGCCCGACGTGTTACGCCGAGCACCAATACCTAAACGAACTTGCTGGCAAAGGCGTCAAGATCATCGGTATGAACTACAAAGATGATCGCACCAAAGCGGTGGGTTGGTTGAATGACTTAGGCAATCCATACCTCATTAGTTTGTTTGATGGCAATGGCATGCTTGGTCTCGATCTTGGTGTTTACGGTGCACCGGAGACCTTCATTATCGATGCGAATGGCGTGATTCGTTACCGTCATGTTGGGGATGTCAACCCGCGTAACTGGGCTGAAACGCTGGAGCCGCTCTACAACAAATTGGTCGAGGAGGCGAAACAATGA
- a CDS encoding chemotaxis protein CheW yields MSSKEAVLSSEKALDDYFSALLDEEQELELIVEEDEHAADWSGVPYEPELQIKYSEPESYSYAETELKEFEAPNLEDVERLLSQLESTNVVDELGIDDILAQNTASIAELQQETSQVVEDVAVIEEEPVAILEEEIQDWTVETEVVEEIQDWQVDVEEPEIAPVELEPEIETIEAKVEQIAEDVQVELETQTSASEKKDWTSTQRDIAFQVLYFDVNSVTFAVPLDELGGIHQLTQLNHLIGRPGWYLGLQTNRDQQLDVVDTARWVMPDKLADEEYKSNYQYIVMLGNSMWGLASNKLLGTELLYPEKVRWREQSGKRPWLAGMVKEKMCALIHVDALISMLNAGLDVKSLNSEF; encoded by the coding sequence ATGAGTAGCAAAGAAGCGGTGTTATCCAGTGAAAAAGCGTTAGATGATTACTTCAGCGCACTTTTAGACGAAGAGCAAGAGCTGGAGCTTATTGTTGAAGAGGATGAGCACGCTGCCGATTGGTCTGGGGTACCTTACGAACCAGAACTGCAAATCAAGTATTCAGAGCCAGAGTCTTATAGCTATGCCGAAACAGAGCTAAAAGAATTTGAAGCACCGAATCTGGAAGATGTTGAACGCCTACTCAGTCAACTTGAGTCAACCAATGTCGTTGACGAATTGGGCATCGACGATATTTTGGCGCAAAACACCGCGTCCATCGCTGAGCTTCAGCAAGAAACCAGTCAGGTTGTCGAAGACGTCGCTGTCATCGAAGAAGAACCGGTCGCCATCTTGGAAGAGGAAATCCAAGATTGGACAGTAGAAACCGAAGTGGTTGAAGAGATTCAGGATTGGCAAGTCGATGTCGAGGAGCCAGAAATTGCGCCCGTCGAGCTCGAACCTGAAATTGAAACCATTGAAGCTAAAGTAGAGCAAATCGCTGAAGACGTTCAGGTTGAGTTAGAAACGCAAACGTCTGCTAGTGAAAAGAAAGATTGGACCTCGACTCAACGAGATATCGCTTTCCAAGTGCTCTATTTTGATGTCAACAGCGTCACTTTTGCTGTTCCGTTGGATGAGTTAGGTGGCATCCATCAACTGACACAGTTGAACCACTTAATCGGCAGACCGGGTTGGTACCTTGGTTTGCAAACCAATCGGGATCAGCAACTGGATGTGGTTGATACGGCACGTTGGGTCATGCCAGACAAACTGGCTGATGAAGAATACAAGTCGAACTATCAATATATTGTCATGCTAGGTAATAGCATGTGGGGTTTAGCCAGCAATAAGTTGCTGGGCACTGAGCTTCTTTATCCAGAAAAAGTGCGTTGGCGCGAGCAATCGGGTAAGCGTCCTTGGCTTGCTGGCATGGTGAAAGAGAAAATGTGTGCTTTAATTCATGTAGACGCATTAATTTCCATGCTAAATGCCGGACTGGATGTAAAATCATTAAATTCAGAATTTTGA